A stretch of Lathyrus oleraceus cultivar Zhongwan6 chromosome 6, CAAS_Psat_ZW6_1.0, whole genome shotgun sequence DNA encodes these proteins:
- the LOC127095717 gene encoding plasma membrane ATPase 1, whose translation MQGKRGDYQDFVGIIILLIINSTISFIEENNAGNAAAALMARLAPKAKVLRDGKWSEEDASVLVPGDIVSIKLGDIIPADARLLEGDPLKIDQSALTGESLPVTKHPGEGVYSGSTCKQGEIEAVVIATGVHTFFGKAAHLVENTTHVGHFQQVLTSIGNFCICSIAIGMIIEIIVIYGVHGYGYRNGIDNLLVLLIGGIPIVMPTVLSVTMAIGSHKLSQQGAITKRMTAIEEMAGMDVLCSDKTGTLTLNKLTVDKEMIEVFAKGVGKDLVVLMAARASRMENQDAIDCAIVSMLADPKEARAGIKEVHFLPFNPTDKRTALTYIDGAGNMHRVSKGAPEQILNLAQNKAEIERKVHAMIDKFAERGLRSLGIARQEVPEGSKESAGGPWEFVALLPLFDPPRHDSAETIRRALDLGVSVKMITGDQLAIGKETGRRLGMGTNMYPSSSLLGENKDQLGAVSIDDLIEKADGFAGGKSKIVYMVGENAINLKIYICVLKKHYS comes from the exons ATGCAGGGAAAGCGAGGAGATTATCAAGATTTTGTTGGCATAATTATTTTGCTAATTATAAACTCAACCATAAGTTTCATAGAAGAAAATAATGCTGGTAATGCAGCTGCTGCCCTTATGGCAAGATTGGCTCCAAAAGCAAag GTACTTCGTGACGGAAAATGGAGCGAAGAAGATGCTTCGGTATTGGTCCCTGGAGACATAGTTAGCATCAAGCTAGGGGACATCATTCCTGCCGACGCACGTCTCCTTGAAGGTGACCCTTTGAAGATTGATCAG TCTGCTCTTACCGGAGAGTCACTCCCTGTGACTAAACATCCCGGAGAAGGAGTATATTCTGGTTCAACTTGCAAGCAAGGAGAAATTGAAGCCGTAGTCATAGCAACTGGAGTTCACACATTTTTCGGAAAGGCAGCTCATCTCGTCGAAAACACAACACACGTTGGACATTTCCAACAG GTTTTGACATCTATTGGAAATTTCTGCATCTGTTCAATTGCTATTGGAATGATTATTGAAATCATTGTGATATACGGCGTCCACGGATATGGTTACAGAAACGGTATTGATAACCTTTTAGTGCTACTAATTGGAGGAATCCCTATTGTAATGCCAACTGTTCTTTCAGTTACAATGGCTATTGGCTCACATAAGTTATCTCAGCAG GGTGCTATAACAAAGAGAATGACTGCTATTGAAGAAATGGCCGGAATGGATGTGTTATGCAGTGACAAAACAGGCACATTAACTCTTAACAAGCTTACAGTGGACAAGGAAATGATTGAG GTTTTTGCCAAAGGTGTTGGCAAGGATTTGGTTGTACTTATGGCTGCAAGAGCATCAAGGATGGAGAACCAAGATGCAATTGATTGCGCAATCGTTTCAATGTTGGCAGACCCAAAGGAG GCACGAGCTGGAATAAAAGAAGTTCATTTCCTTCCGTTTAATCCAACTGATAAAAGAACTGCCCTTACATACATTGATGGTGCTGGTAATATGCACAGGGTTAGCAAAGGTGCACCAGAGCAG ATTCTCAATCTTGCACAAAACAAGGCAGAAATCGAACGGAAGGTTCATGCGATGATTGACAAGTTTGCAGAACGTGGACTTCGTTCTCTTGGGATTGCAAGACAG GAAGTACCGGAGGGAAGTAAGGAAAGTGCAGGAGGACCATGGGAGTTTGTTGCTCTTCTCCCTCTTTTTGACCCTCCGAGACATGATAGCGCAGAAACAATCAGAAGAGCTCTTGATCTTGGCGTTAGTGTCAAAATGATCACTG GTGATCAACTCGCAATAGGTAAGGAAACGGGAAGGCGTCTAGGGATGGGGACTAACATGTATCCTTCTTCATCACTGCTCGGTGAAAATAAAGATCAATTAGGTGCTGTTTCCATTGATGATCTCATTGAGAAAGCTGACGGTTTTGCTG